A single region of the Changchengzhania lutea genome encodes:
- a CDS encoding response regulator, protein MNPTYNILIIDDHQIIVDGYKNAIMYYLSNRINYKLIIDSANECSTAIKKISQTDHKEKYDLILLDISLPYCDEYKINSGEELGLLIKDLVPDIKIIVITSHMDNFRINNILRNLNPDGFLLKKDISAKELAFSIELVISGTPSYSKSVATLIRKKISHKLFLDDLDIKILIEITNGTKTKDFVKYIPLSKAGIEKRKRLLKEAFKISTGSDRELVLSARMKGFI, encoded by the coding sequence ATGAATCCAACCTATAATATTTTAATTATAGATGATCATCAAATCATAGTAGATGGTTATAAAAATGCTATAATGTACTATTTATCAAATAGGATTAATTACAAATTGATTATAGATTCTGCAAATGAATGTTCTACGGCTATTAAAAAAATTTCACAAACAGATCATAAAGAAAAGTATGATTTAATCCTTTTGGATATAAGCCTTCCATATTGTGATGAATATAAAATAAATTCAGGTGAGGAACTAGGTCTCTTAATTAAGGACCTGGTTCCTGATATTAAAATTATTGTAATAACTTCCCATATGGACAATTTTAGAATAAATAATATTCTTAGAAATCTAAACCCCGATGGTTTTTTATTAAAAAAAGATATTTCTGCAAAAGAATTAGCTTTCTCAATAGAATTGGTAATTTCTGGTACTCCCTCATATAGTAAATCAGTCGCCACCTTAATTAGAAAAAAAATATCTCACAAACTTTTTTTAGATGATTTAGATATAAAAATTTTAATAGAAATTACTAATGGTACCAAAACAAAAGACTTTGTTAAATATATTCCTCTATCTAAAGCTGGTATAGAAAAACGAAAACGATTGTTAAAAGAAGCATTTAAAATCAGCACTGGTAGTGATAGAGAGCTAGTACTATCTGCTCGTATGAAAGGGTTTATTTGA
- a CDS encoding transposase, translating into MQGYSAASLKPIFDTHIKNDAQVLADGWCGYNPLKEECPNLKQTLSNKGKNFKMLHIQIRDFKNWLRGVHSYCNKEYLQKYIDEYFFRFNRRNHRKINFR; encoded by the coding sequence ATTCAAGGTTACAGTGCTGCATCGTTAAAACCTATATTTGACACCCATATCAAAAATGACGCCCAGGTATTGGCAGATGGATGGTGTGGTTATAACCCTCTAAAAGAAGAGTGCCCAAATCTAAAACAAACATTATCAAACAAGGGAAAAAACTTTAAAATGCTTCATATCCAAATCAGAGATTTTAAAAACTGGCTTAGGGGTGTGCATTCTTATTGTAACAAAGAATATTTACAAAAGTATATTGATGAATATTTCTTTAGATTTAATAGGAGAAATCATAGAAAAATCAATTTTAGATAA
- the lpdA gene encoding dihydrolipoyl dehydrogenase — MNSYDVAIIGSGPGGYVAAIRCAQLGMKTAIIEKYATLGGTCLNVGCIPSKALLDSSHHYEDAVKHFEEHGIEIPGEIKINLEKMIGRKQAVVDQTTGGIDYLMKKNKIDVYQGLGSFKDATHITITGDETTEIEAKNTVIATGSKPASLPFISIDKERIITSTEALKLKEIPKHMIVIGGGVIGLEMGQVYKRLGSEVTIVEYLDRIIPTMDAALSKELNKVFKKAKFKINTSHKVKSVERVGDEVIVKADDKKGNEVEFKGDYCLVSVGRKPYTDGLNAEAAGVKLTDRGQIEVNDHLQTSASNIYAIGDVVKGAMLAHKASEEGMLVAEILAGQKPHIDYNLIPGVVYTWPEVAAVGKTEEELKEAGIAYKLGQFPMRALGRSRASMDLDGFVKILADAKTDEVLGVHMIGARCADLIAEAVVAMEYKASAEDIARMSHAHPTFAEAIKEAALAATEDRALHV, encoded by the coding sequence ATGAATTCATACGATGTAGCCATTATCGGCTCTGGCCCTGGAGGCTATGTAGCAGCAATTCGTTGCGCACAGTTAGGGATGAAAACTGCCATTATAGAAAAATATGCCACATTAGGAGGTACTTGCTTAAATGTAGGCTGTATCCCTAGTAAAGCCTTATTGGATTCTTCGCATCATTACGAAGATGCCGTAAAACATTTTGAAGAACACGGGATTGAAATTCCAGGGGAAATTAAAATTAATCTTGAAAAAATGATTGGTCGTAAGCAGGCGGTTGTAGATCAGACAACCGGCGGGATTGATTATTTAATGAAGAAAAACAAGATTGATGTTTACCAAGGTTTAGGGTCATTTAAAGATGCCACGCACATTACCATTACTGGTGATGAAACCACTGAAATTGAAGCAAAAAACACCGTTATAGCGACAGGCAGTAAACCGGCATCCTTGCCGTTTATTTCTATTGATAAGGAGCGTATTATCACTTCTACAGAGGCTTTAAAGCTTAAAGAAATACCTAAGCACATGATCGTCATAGGCGGTGGCGTGATTGGTCTGGAAATGGGTCAAGTCTATAAACGATTAGGATCTGAGGTCACTATTGTCGAGTATCTGGATCGCATTATACCTACCATGGATGCGGCTTTGTCTAAGGAATTAAACAAAGTTTTTAAGAAGGCAAAATTTAAAATAAACACCTCGCATAAAGTAAAATCAGTGGAGCGTGTTGGTGATGAGGTCATTGTGAAAGCAGATGATAAAAAAGGAAATGAAGTTGAGTTTAAAGGTGATTATTGTTTAGTTTCCGTTGGTCGTAAACCGTATACAGATGGTTTAAATGCTGAAGCAGCAGGCGTTAAGTTAACAGATAGAGGTCAGATAGAAGTGAATGATCATTTACAAACATCTGCTTCAAATATATATGCCATAGGTGATGTGGTCAAAGGTGCTATGTTGGCGCATAAAGCATCTGAAGAAGGCATGTTGGTTGCTGAGATTTTAGCGGGGCAAAAGCCACATATCGATTATAATTTAATTCCAGGTGTCGTTTACACATGGCCAGAAGTTGCCGCTGTTGGAAAAACAGAAGAGGAATTAAAAGAAGCTGGTATCGCTTATAAATTGGGACAATTCCCAATGCGTGCTTTAGGACGTAGTCGAGCAAGTATGGATTTGGATGGCTTTGTTAAAATATTAGCAGATGCCAAGACCGATGAGGTTTTAGGGGTGCATATGATAGGGGCACGTTGCGCCGATTTAATTGCGGAGGCCGTTGTTGCCATGGAGTATAAAGCTTCTGCAGAAGACATTGCCAGAATGTCCCATGCGCATCCAACGTTTGCCGAAGCCATTAAAGAAGCGGCATTAGCTGCTACGGAAGACCGGGCACTACACGTCTAA
- the smpB gene encoding SsrA-binding protein SmpB, with the protein MQKHINIQNKKARFQYEILDKYTAGIVLTGTEIKSIRTSKASIAESFCEFNEQGELFVINMTIEEYLYGTYYNHKPKAERKLLLNKKELKKLNKEVQNTGLTIIPLRLFINDKGYAKLDIALAKGKKLYDKRDTIRDRDNKRNLDRIKKIYK; encoded by the coding sequence ATGCAGAAACACATTAATATACAAAACAAAAAAGCACGTTTTCAATACGAGATATTGGATAAATATACTGCTGGAATTGTTTTGACAGGTACCGAAATAAAATCGATTAGAACCAGTAAAGCATCCATAGCTGAAAGCTTTTGCGAGTTTAATGAGCAAGGGGAACTTTTTGTTATTAATATGACCATTGAAGAATATCTTTACGGCACGTACTACAACCACAAACCTAAGGCGGAACGTAAACTGCTTTTAAACAAGAAAGAATTAAAAAAACTGAATAAGGAAGTTCAAAACACGGGACTTACCATTATTCCCTTACGATTATTTATTAATGATAAAGGCTATGCCAAACTTGATATAGCACTAGCGAAAGGTAAAAAGCTTTACGATAAGCGTGACACTATTAGAGATAGAGACAACAAGCGTAATCTCGACCGAATCAAAAAAATCTATAAATAA
- a CDS encoding Xaa-Pro dipeptidyl-peptidase — protein MKLIFTCITLLSISFAFTQNAETKAVPVFQDGEAQIVEAFNTPDKWIRHDLWVETTFDTDGDGKLDQMHVDVTRPYQTDTEGLKLPIVYESSPYYAGVAPDVDGVFWNVKHELGATTNERVHPEVTRLGERPIISNSQIKTWVPRGYIVVHSSSPGTGLSQGSPTVGGDNESLAPKAVIDWLNGRAKGYTEPDGNETVEAFWSTGKVGMTGTSYNGTIPLAAATTGVDGLEAIIPVAPNTSYYHYYRSNGLVRSPGGYLGEDIDVLYDYIHSGDESKRADNNKRVRDTEMKDGMDRMTGDYNDFWAGRDYINDMQPMKAALLMSHGFNDWNVMPEHSYRIYKKAKAMGLATQIYYHQFGHGGPPPISMMNRWFTHYLHGIDNGVENDAKAWIVREDDKMNEPTAYKDYPNPDAQDITLYLSSGAPGVGGLHINSAGKKQGAETLVDNYSFTGEALARAEITKHRLLFVTPTLTEDLHISGVPKVTIKLASSKPAANLSVWLVSLPWNDGQRAKITDNIITRGWADPQNHRSLTESEPLKPGKFYTVSFGLQPDDQIIKKGQQIGLMIFSSDKKFTLHPEPGTELTVDLDNTSLTLPVVGGLKSFEEAIKK, from the coding sequence ATGAAACTAATTTTTACCTGTATAACACTTCTAAGTATTTCCTTTGCGTTTACTCAAAATGCTGAAACAAAAGCGGTTCCTGTTTTTCAAGATGGTGAAGCTCAAATAGTAGAGGCTTTTAACACACCAGATAAATGGATTCGTCATGATTTGTGGGTAGAGACTACGTTTGATACCGATGGTGATGGAAAATTAGACCAGATGCACGTAGACGTTACCAGACCCTATCAAACGGATACAGAAGGCTTAAAACTTCCTATCGTCTACGAATCTAGTCCCTACTATGCAGGTGTAGCGCCAGATGTAGATGGTGTATTTTGGAATGTAAAACATGAATTAGGAGCTACGACCAATGAACGTGTGCATCCAGAAGTAACCCGATTGGGAGAACGGCCAATAATATCAAATTCACAAATAAAAACATGGGTTCCAAGAGGCTATATTGTGGTACATTCCTCATCACCAGGAACAGGCCTCTCCCAAGGCTCGCCAACTGTAGGAGGCGACAACGAATCCTTAGCACCAAAAGCTGTGATTGATTGGTTAAATGGAAGAGCAAAAGGCTATACCGAACCTGACGGAAATGAAACCGTTGAAGCTTTTTGGAGTACTGGCAAGGTAGGCATGACAGGGACGTCTTATAATGGCACCATTCCTTTAGCAGCCGCAACAACAGGTGTGGATGGCTTAGAAGCTATTATCCCTGTGGCACCAAACACATCCTATTACCATTATTACAGATCCAACGGTCTGGTACGTTCTCCAGGCGGATATTTAGGTGAAGATATTGATGTGCTGTATGACTATATTCATAGTGGTGACGAATCCAAGCGTGCGGATAATAATAAGCGCGTTCGCGATACCGAAATGAAAGATGGTATGGATAGAATGACTGGTGATTATAACGATTTTTGGGCAGGACGAGATTATATCAATGACATGCAACCCATGAAAGCAGCCCTATTAATGTCCCACGGTTTTAATGATTGGAATGTGATGCCAGAACACAGCTATAGAATTTATAAAAAGGCGAAAGCCATGGGTTTAGCTACCCAAATATATTACCACCAATTTGGTCATGGGGGTCCCCCACCAATCTCTATGATGAATCGTTGGTTTACACATTATTTGCATGGCATTGATAATGGCGTAGAGAACGATGCTAAAGCCTGGATAGTGCGTGAGGATGATAAAATGAATGAACCCACCGCATACAAAGATTACCCGAATCCAGATGCTCAAGATATCACTTTATATTTAAGTTCAGGTGCACCAGGTGTTGGTGGTTTACATATCAATAGCGCCGGTAAGAAGCAAGGTGCAGAAACCTTGGTTGATAATTATTCGTTTACAGGCGAGGCCTTAGCACGTGCTGAAATCACAAAACATCGTTTGCTATTTGTCACACCAACTTTAACCGAAGACTTGCATATCTCAGGAGTTCCAAAAGTGACTATCAAATTAGCGAGTAGCAAACCTGCCGCAAATCTTTCGGTTTGGTTAGTATCCTTACCATGGAATGACGGCCAAAGAGCAAAAATAACAGACAATATTATTACACGCGGTTGGGCCGATCCACAAAACCACAGATCTTTAACCGAAAGCGAACCACTTAAACCAGGAAAATTTTACACGGTTTCTTTTGGTTTGCAACCGGATGACCAGATCATTAAAAAAGGTCAGCAAATTGGATTGATGATTTTTTCAAGCGATAAAAAATTCACCTTACATCCAGAACCAGGAACAGAATTGACCGTAGATTTGGACAATACATCTCTAACTTTACCAGTTGTAGGTGGTTTAAAAAGTTTTGAAGAGGCTATCAAAAAGTAA
- a CDS encoding protein-L-isoaspartate(D-aspartate) O-methyltransferase, translating into MKDTFKHKGLRQQLVNILINKGITNKKVLKAIGEVPRHLFMDSGFIDHAYQDKAFPIGADQTISQPYTVAFQTELLEIKPGDKILEIGTGSGYQTAVLCLLGAKVYSIERQQELFKKTSKFLPKLGYRAKKLVFGDGYKGLPDEAPFDGIIVTAGAPFVPKPLLSQLKTGGRLVIPVGDDVQTMTMFVRKGPKDFEQEEFGEFRFVPLLEDKN; encoded by the coding sequence TTGAAGGATACATTTAAGCATAAAGGATTACGGCAACAACTTGTTAACATTTTAATTAATAAGGGTATAACTAATAAAAAGGTTTTAAAAGCCATTGGTGAGGTGCCACGTCATTTATTTATGGATTCCGGGTTTATAGACCATGCCTACCAAGATAAGGCTTTTCCTATTGGTGCAGACCAAACCATTTCCCAACCCTATACGGTAGCTTTTCAAACGGAACTTCTCGAAATAAAGCCAGGGGATAAAATTTTGGAAATTGGTACAGGTAGTGGCTATCAAACGGCAGTGTTGTGCTTGTTGGGGGCAAAGGTATATAGTATTGAAAGGCAACAAGAATTGTTTAAAAAAACAAGCAAGTTTTTACCCAAGCTAGGGTATCGCGCAAAAAAACTGGTTTTTGGCGATGGCTATAAGGGTTTGCCAGATGAAGCACCTTTTGATGGGATTATCGTTACGGCAGGGGCTCCTTTTGTACCGAAGCCATTATTGAGCCAGTTAAAAACAGGGGGTAGGTTGGTTATTCCTGTGGGTGATGATGTGCAGACCATGACCATGTTTGTTAGAAAAGGTCCTAAAGATTTTGAACAGGAGGAATTTGGCGAGTTCCGCTTTGTTCCTTTATTGGAGGATAAAAATTGA
- a CDS encoding Gfo/Idh/MocA family protein: MLKVGVLGAGHLGKIHLRLLQQSEKYELVGFYDADQENAKKVDAEFGYKYFNTIDALIDAVDVVDIVTPTLSHYDCAKQAISKGKHIFIEKPITNTVEEAEEIRALVASNNVKGQVGHVERFNPAFIAVKEEINSPMFIESHRLAEFNPRGTDVPVVLDLMIHDIDIILSLVKSPVKNISASGVSVISDTPDIANARIEFENGCVANLTASRISLKKMRKARFFQKDAYISVDFLEKKCEVVKMKDAPKNPGDFDMILQNAEGIKKQIYFDNPQIESNNSILDELETFADAINNNTTPIVTLHDGTEALRIANQIIGCFK; encoded by the coding sequence ATGCTTAAAGTTGGTGTACTTGGTGCAGGCCACCTTGGAAAGATCCATTTAAGATTGCTTCAACAGTCTGAAAAATATGAATTAGTTGGTTTCTATGATGCTGATCAGGAAAATGCAAAAAAGGTAGATGCAGAATTTGGATACAAATATTTTAATACTATTGACGCGCTTATTGATGCCGTAGATGTGGTGGATATTGTAACACCAACCCTATCGCATTATGATTGTGCCAAACAAGCCATTAGTAAAGGGAAACATATATTTATAGAAAAGCCAATTACCAATACTGTTGAAGAAGCTGAAGAAATTAGAGCATTGGTTGCTTCTAACAATGTGAAAGGGCAAGTTGGCCATGTAGAGCGATTTAATCCAGCATTTATTGCGGTTAAAGAAGAGATTAATTCGCCCATGTTTATTGAATCACATCGCTTAGCAGAATTTAATCCCCGTGGCACAGATGTTCCTGTGGTTTTAGATTTGATGATTCATGACATTGATATCATTTTAAGTCTCGTTAAATCTCCAGTTAAAAATATTTCGGCAAGTGGGGTTTCAGTCATTAGTGACACGCCAGATATCGCCAATGCACGTATTGAGTTTGAGAATGGCTGTGTAGCAAATTTAACAGCGAGCCGTATCTCACTTAAAAAAATGCGAAAGGCACGTTTCTTTCAAAAAGATGCTTATATCTCTGTAGACTTTTTAGAAAAAAAATGTGAAGTTGTAAAAATGAAAGACGCTCCAAAAAATCCTGGAGATTTCGACATGATTTTACAAAATGCAGAAGGCATTAAAAAGCAAATTTATTTTGACAATCCTCAGATAGAATCCAATAATTCTATTTTAGACGAACTGGAAACGTTTGCAGATGCCATTAACAATAATACAACCCCAATAGTGACACTTCATGATGGCACTGAGGCCTTACGGATTGCAAATCAAATTATTGGTTGTTTTAAATAA
- a CDS encoding 3-hydroxyacyl-CoA dehydrogenase family protein has protein sequence MKNVAVIGAGTMGNGIAHTFAQSGFNVQLIDVSEDALKKGMDAISRNLDRMVSKEKITEADKADTLQHITTFTNIKEGVEYASLVVEAATERIDLKLNIFKQLDKVCREDTILATNTSSISITQIAAVTSRPDMVIGMHFMNPVPIMKLVEIIRGYNTSDDVTKRIMDLSKELGKDPVEVNDYPGFVANRILMPMLNESIETLYNGVAGVQEIDTVMKLGMAHPMGPLQLADFIGLDVCLSILNVMYDGFKNPKYAPCPLLVNMVMAGKLGVKSGEGFYDYSESRKAENVAQQFIK, from the coding sequence ATGAAAAACGTTGCAGTAATAGGTGCAGGTACTATGGGAAACGGGATCGCCCATACTTTTGCACAAAGCGGATTTAATGTTCAACTTATAGACGTTAGTGAAGATGCTTTAAAAAAAGGAATGGATGCCATTTCTAGAAACTTAGATAGAATGGTTTCTAAAGAAAAAATAACTGAAGCTGATAAAGCCGACACTTTACAACATATCACCACGTTTACAAATATTAAAGAAGGTGTTGAATATGCTAGTTTGGTCGTTGAAGCGGCTACAGAGCGCATAGATTTAAAACTGAACATCTTTAAGCAACTCGACAAGGTTTGTCGTGAAGATACTATTTTGGCTACCAATACCTCTTCCATTTCTATCACACAAATTGCTGCCGTAACATCACGCCCAGACATGGTTATTGGCATGCATTTTATGAATCCTGTACCCATTATGAAACTGGTTGAAATCATTCGTGGTTACAATACCAGTGATGATGTCACAAAACGGATTATGGATTTATCAAAAGAATTGGGAAAGGATCCAGTCGAGGTTAATGATTACCCAGGTTTTGTAGCAAACCGCATTTTAATGCCTATGCTTAATGAATCTATTGAAACCTTATATAATGGCGTTGCTGGTGTGCAAGAGATTGATACCGTGATGAAATTAGGCATGGCACACCCTATGGGTCCGCTACAATTAGCCGATTTTATTGGTCTTGATGTGTGTTTATCTATTTTAAATGTGATGTACGACGGATTTAAAAATCCAAAATATGCCCCTTGTCCCTTGTTGGTAAATATGGTCATGGCTGGAAAATTAGGTGTAAAATCTGGTGAAGGCTTTTATGATTATTCCGAAAGTAGAAAGGCGGAAAACGTCGCTCAACAATTTATAAAGTAG
- a CDS encoding DUF1015 domain-containing protein, with protein MAKVIPFKAVRPTRDKVSLVASRSYQSYTQDELESRLDYNPFSFLHIINPGYKYHKDITGEARYTLVRNRYLEFKEDKTFVQDASDCYYIYKIVNREGHSFSGIIAAVSAEDYEKDIIKKHEDTIEYRENIFKDYLKTVGFNAEPVLLTYPDNDVIASLISTIQKDRAEYEFTTTYRDTHYLWKLDDEHAITSIKNAFEAIETIYIADGHHRSASSYLLSQDLKLANKKHNGHEAYNFFMSYLIPESDLKIYEFNRLIKDLNGLSKEAFLIQLDMMYRIENRGSDLYIPTKKHHFSMYLDGGFYSLYLRKHNYTMETSLDVLDTQVLYKTILQPILGISDLRNDTRISYSHGKNNLVTIKSKVDNGDFAVGFGLLPVTIEEMKAIANDHLTMPPKSTFIEPKLRSGVTIYEF; from the coding sequence ATGGCAAAAGTAATTCCGTTTAAAGCAGTACGACCAACGCGAGATAAGGTAAGCTTGGTTGCTTCGAGGTCGTATCAAAGTTACACGCAAGATGAGTTAGAATCGCGATTAGACTACAATCCGTTTTCGTTTCTTCATATTATAAACCCTGGTTACAAATACCATAAAGATATTACCGGTGAAGCACGTTACACCTTGGTTAGAAATCGGTATTTGGAATTTAAGGAAGATAAAACCTTTGTTCAAGACGCTTCAGACTGTTATTATATCTATAAAATAGTAAATCGTGAAGGGCACAGCTTTTCTGGAATTATTGCAGCGGTAAGTGCCGAAGATTACGAAAAAGACATCATTAAAAAGCATGAAGACACGATTGAGTATCGTGAAAATATTTTTAAGGACTATTTAAAAACAGTGGGGTTTAATGCAGAACCCGTACTACTCACCTATCCTGATAATGATGTAATTGCATCCTTAATTTCGACCATTCAAAAAGATAGAGCGGAGTATGAATTTACCACCACGTATCGAGATACCCATTACTTATGGAAACTTGATGATGAACATGCTATAACATCTATTAAGAACGCTTTTGAAGCTATTGAAACCATTTATATTGCAGATGGTCATCACAGATCAGCCTCTTCTTATTTATTATCGCAAGATTTAAAATTGGCAAACAAAAAACATAATGGTCATGAGGCTTATAATTTTTTTATGAGCTATTTAATTCCAGAATCTGATTTGAAAATATATGAATTTAATAGACTGATTAAAGATTTAAATGGACTTAGCAAAGAAGCCTTTTTAATTCAGCTTGATATGATGTATCGTATTGAAAACAGAGGTAGCGATTTATATATCCCAACCAAAAAACATCATTTTAGCATGTATTTAGATGGCGGATTTTATTCGCTATATTTAAGAAAACATAATTATACCATGGAAACATCCTTAGATGTTTTAGACACCCAAGTACTCTATAAGACTATTTTACAGCCCATTTTAGGAATTTCAGATTTGCGCAATGACACAAGAATAAGTTACTCGCACGGAAAAAATAATTTAGTGACTATTAAAAGTAAAGTAGATAATGGTGATTTCGCAGTTGGTTTTGGATTGTTACCGGTGACTATAGAAGAAATGAAAGCCATTGCTAATGATCATTTAACTATGCCACCAAAGAGCACCTTTATTGAACCCAAATTGCGTAGTGGCGTCACCATATATGAGTTTTAA
- a CDS encoding YggS family pyridoxal phosphate-dependent enzyme, producing the protein MSIKENLQNIKSKLPEHVTLVAVSKTKPVSDLMEAYNAGQRVFGENKIQEMVDKYEDMPKDIQWHMIGHVQRNKVKYMAPFVSLIHGVDNFKLLKEINKGAIKNNRVIDCLLQIKIASEDSKFGMSPEDASRLLQSENYSELTNIKVVGLMGMATFTDNTDQITKEFNELKSTFEELQKLDTTNCKLETISMGMSGDYMLAIDCGSNMVRIGSSIFGDRS; encoded by the coding sequence ATGTCAATAAAAGAAAATCTTCAAAACATAAAATCAAAACTCCCAGAACACGTCACCCTAGTTGCCGTTTCAAAAACAAAACCTGTTAGTGATTTAATGGAAGCCTATAATGCTGGACAGCGCGTTTTTGGTGAAAATAAAATACAGGAAATGGTAGATAAATACGAGGATATGCCTAAAGATATTCAGTGGCATATGATTGGGCACGTGCAACGCAATAAGGTGAAATACATGGCGCCATTTGTAAGTCTAATTCACGGGGTTGATAATTTTAAACTGCTTAAAGAAATTAATAAGGGAGCTATAAAAAACAATAGAGTGATAGATTGTTTGCTTCAAATAAAAATTGCTTCAGAAGATTCAAAATTCGGTATGTCACCGGAGGACGCTAGTCGTCTCTTACAATCCGAAAACTATTCGGAATTAACAAATATAAAAGTAGTAGGCCTTATGGGCATGGCTACATTTACTGATAACACGGACCAAATAACTAAAGAATTCAATGAACTGAAATCTACATTTGAAGAACTACAAAAACTGGATACTACAAATTGTAAACTGGAAACTATTAGCATGGGCATGAGCGGTGATTATATGTTGGCTATAGATTGCGGTAGTAACATGGTTAGGATAGGAAGTAGTATATTTGGGGATAGGAGTTAA
- a CDS encoding four helix bundle protein, producing MQESILKNKSYAFAILIVETYKVISSEKKEFTLSRQLFKSGTSIGANIREAEFAQSNKDYISKMSIALKETNETGYSI from the coding sequence ATGCAAGAATCCATATTAAAAAATAAAAGTTATGCGTTCGCTATTTTGATAGTAGAAACCTATAAAGTTATTTCATCTGAGAAGAAAGAATTCACGCTATCAAGACAACTTTTTAAAAGCGGCACTTCGATAGGAGCAAATATAAGGGAGGCCGAATTTGCTCAATCAAATAAAGACTATATAAGTAAAATGAGTATTGCTTTGAAAGAAACAAACGAAACTGGATATTCAATTTAA
- a CDS encoding type II toxin-antitoxin system HigB family toxin translates to MFNLIKSEWNNINELKNEYPSASILKDNRIAYNIKGNNYRLIVKFNFEYKICWIRFIGTHAEYDKIDANNI, encoded by the coding sequence ATATTCAATTTAATAAAATCCGAATGGAACAACATCAACGAATTAAAAAACGAATATCCCAGTGCAAGTATTTTAAAGGATAACCGAATAGCTTATAATATTAAGGGAAACAATTATCGCTTGATTGTAAAATTTAACTTTGAGTATAAAATATGCTGGATAAGATTTATTGGAACTCATGCAGAATATGACAAAATTGACGCAAATAACATCTGA
- a CDS encoding helix-turn-helix domain-containing protein produces MDIAPIRNEKDYQNALDRLELIFDAEKGMEEGDELEILSILIDRYENENFPMGMPAPIEAIKFRMEQMGMKQKDLAEVVGFKSRVSEILNKKRKLPLDMIRKLNATLHIPTEVLVQDY; encoded by the coding sequence ATGGACATAGCACCTATTAGAAACGAAAAAGACTATCAAAATGCTCTTGACCGACTTGAGCTAATATTTGATGCGGAAAAAGGAATGGAAGAAGGAGATGAGCTTGAAATCCTTTCAATCTTAATTGACCGATACGAAAACGAAAACTTTCCTATGGGAATGCCTGCCCCAATTGAGGCTATTAAATTCCGAATGGAACAGATGGGAATGAAACAAAAGGACTTGGCAGAGGTTGTCGGATTTAAAAGCAGAGTAAGTGAAATTTTGAATAAAAAGCGTAAACTTCCTTTGGATATGATTAGAAAATTAAATGCAACACTTCATATTCCGACTGAAGTTTTAGTACAAGATTATTAA